GAATTAAGGACGTATTGGTTCCATGGAAGCCGTCTGTAGCCGTAATAATGGTTAAGATTGCCGTTGAGGACGGTGTAGTGGCAGTCGGATGCTAGTTCGTAATCGATGAAATCGCTGCCGTCCCCGTGCCATGTGCCGCTGTCCGGGGTGCATGTGAATTCGTATTGCGGCCCGACGGTGGGTTCGGGGTCAGGTTGGGCTGAGGGCGCTGCTGGGTTTCCGAGTTTGGTGGCGGATTGGGATTGTTGTTCGATTTGACTAAGAATGGAAGAACTTTGTTTTGCCACGCTGGGACGTGACGTGTTCTGGGAAGATGAGGATTGCGATAAGTCAGGTGAGTCGGGATTGGCGGAAGTTTGTGATTTCGTCACCAATCGCGGGGGGGGGTGATCGATGCTTGTTTTTGTAATGCACCCGCTGTGGCTGGAGCGATGAGCGCGGCGGAGGCGACAACGGTCGCGGAAAACGCCGCGAGCGTGTGCTTGAGACCCATCGAACTTCCCGCCTATCCTTCTGTAAAAAATTTGACCAAAACGCTCGAAAATTTTTCTGATTTTGCCTAATTACAGGTCAACAGTTTAGCATTTTGTTTGACAAAACACTCGAATGTGTTGCAAATATGTCATACTTTTCTTATTTTGTGTGGGGATTCCATATGTCGGGCAATTCGTTTTGTCCGGATTCTGATGCACGTGGTTTCGGCACGGCTTGCCATGTGTTTATGCTGAAACGCTTTTCGATATACATGAAAGGTATCGTGATTCGTGAAATGCATTTTGTGCCTCGACTAAATAGAAAACACACCTATACGTCAGCTCTTCGCGCGATACTTGAAGCATGAAGATTTCCGCTGATTTCACGACCATTCCCGATGATTTCACGGGCGCCGCCCCCGCGCAGAACAAGACGGACGGCACGCCGGTGATCTCCTTCCCCTTCTACGTCGACGAGCTTTCCGAAGGCATGCGCTACCTGCACTGGCAGCTGGTCGACCCCGACTCCATCCCCGTCTGCGGATTCGAGTGGATTCATTGGTCGGCGGCCAACGTGCCGGTCGACGCGATCATGTTCGACTTCAACGACTCGCACGCCCTGCAGATTCCGCCGGACTTCTCGCGCACGCTGCCCGCCATGATTCCCGAAGCCGCGCAGGGCCGCACCAGCGCCGCCAGCAAGTTCGTCGGCGACACCAACCCGATGGTCACCATGCGCTACAACGGGCCCACCCCGCCCGACAAGCCGCACGGCTACCAGCTGCACGTCTGGGCCACCGCCAACCCGCTGCCCGGCCTCAACCAGGGCTTCTGGCTCAACGAGCTGCAGCATGGCATCCGCGATTACGGGGGCAAGGTCGACGAGGCCGAGATCACCTTGGTGGGCGATCCGGCCAAGTAGTCTCTGAGAGGCACATGTTCGGGCCAGAGGTGGGAACCATCTCGTAAATAGCGGGGAACGCTTGCAAAACACCTGAATCCCGAGTGTTTTGAAGGGTTGGCATTGCTCGCCGAACGGTTCCGATAGCTCTGATGGCCCCGGCGTCATCGAACGTTGCTTGATTGCTCATCGGCGTGCCCGGAGCATGGAATCTCGTTTGACGATTATTCTGGCCTGCGCCGTCAGCTCACCATCGGCCAGGGTCCCTTTAGTCCCTGGTCCCTATCAGCGATAATCAATCAGCGATAAT
This Bifidobacterium sp. ESL0790 DNA region includes the following protein-coding sequences:
- a CDS encoding YbhB/YbcL family Raf kinase inhibitor-like protein encodes the protein MKISADFTTIPDDFTGAAPAQNKTDGTPVISFPFYVDELSEGMRYLHWQLVDPDSIPVCGFEWIHWSAANVPVDAIMFDFNDSHALQIPPDFSRTLPAMIPEAAQGRTSAASKFVGDTNPMVTMRYNGPTPPDKPHGYQLHVWATANPLPGLNQGFWLNELQHGIRDYGGKVDEAEITLVGDPAK